Proteins encoded within one genomic window of Hermetia illucens chromosome 2, iHerIll2.2.curated.20191125, whole genome shotgun sequence:
- the LOC119647893 gene encoding uncharacterized protein LOC119647893, with product MSSVDAEVNDEWVANNEVLESLQVSGTAKDSEDEKEELETIPIDECSDTLKVIDVKLPNKIHSPSTSSVLSLPPLPDLIPIRKASVNLSNLPGNPQKVSGLEGEQEEDPGESSHSNEAEQVISSEHSDGCAEEATEVPNTAEEVESGIEQLQLSPAATPPIVNTEDNQIAASESNASNTTISNINEPSDQPSAMQELQPDQPMVQHRKSDRRRVGRDIFFFFEEHPANRRKSRQTKRSPQKRGRPRAGKTQPPPKLQIPQPTKREALTSPEATTPTTTDSTPTTPRVNPIFLWVKQDDTRIVEVRCEDYDKRNRIRLTKTANGWRAIPRTDPTSSRVVKLLPNPMVHVKQEPKPDLLQSTSIESDPSKASETACSSQEDYEAMKTKKSKKKKKKKKKRKHDEDKERESEKPATEEERNEPCTPASVDPLSDIPKILSPAPADIVIYESTNHERNESEQDEQMEVGHSDVADENSALIEPNNNDSTVDLTKNLTQLSDDMELNMPQFIIRPGNSEPEMILCPETGEFRRIDQVGQQQSATVDLTNSEADLNESFDVDTKHLKELLDNEDLLSHCDSGMTGAELIDSLVKRGCEDNHISEEDQHQIKETICLTDDFENEEEEILMRPEPVEDIISRLGESLTTSPKCLSFNEAGEIEGLHGELFQNSSNQSDPFNSRNTLEELSITIKDLESIPAKTTVEQAPNEAPETTTIVSPDSCVDELPKDLTCKKVSENSALTKSKDHPQNNIHQQQMPPQPQRTNSRSSDAIQSPQPSGLPAVPPSPDIVHSNKTKSMFLDQLLNQNSTSPKICSSVTVTPVSMINSTTKVAQQKEPLDLGKHRKSASPTVSCSEEAKRTMSSDEPVHKRIKTEPVSTNDPKNGTNNSDLADLLQPAKDPDPLTQLRLLISNPEWKVPDPILVPKDRLSAVLASPAREIPLLLTTRPELRLPEAFAYPSILKDPDILVISMAQLEAILQKQVEITRPKSTPVPQVTIEPVTRPRQDKQAQQHDVDNRNKNNMLNPLAPLMTPGLANDIDAATLAAFNQMFWLPYLSQMAPELFKAMAGLPNNANLAELLPFLAQQQQQQQQQQQKLQHQQQQQPRNLYNPQFNANAMAFQNPLELAMWQEALGQAQMQQALKMQRENQQSTHKKPTTPTDAKPNVRQQHNMTASLLAQNKQPQQQQKTRTNYGINPFRTEFNRMPNRQGNNTSRTDNQFLSPSSKATKQSQQSQHQATQQNQNSNPSGEQKPRVTLKSLSNLLEPERLLSQGDPKMSANLMAMPGFDFTQNQQSLQQQQYQFGQFGSTAGGVSQTQHQQHPQHPQQQQQQQQTQAQPQLQGKLKVKPGAHLLDPAAMQRRLLNYDEIPEVGSTTNGLDDMMNDPNAPLWHPLFGSNQKTGYTSPWQWTTVTATGE from the coding sequence ATGAGCTCCGTGGATGCCGAGGTGAATGATGAATGGGTTGCCAATAATGAAGTGTTGGAAAGCTTGCAAGTGAGTGGTACAGCCAAGGACTCTGAAGACGAGAAAGAAGAACTAGAGACGATACCGATAGACGAATGTTCAGATACCTTAAAAGTTATAGATGTCAAACTGCCTAACAAAATACATTCACCATCAACAAGTTCAGTTTTATCCCTACCACCCCTTCCTGATTTGATACCCATCAGAAAAGCCAGTGTGAATTTGTCAAACCTGCCGGGAAATCCGCAAAAGGTATCTGGCTTGGAAGGCGAGCAGGAGGAAGACCCAGGAGAATCTAGTCACTCGAACGAGGCAGAACAAGTTATTTCTTCAGAACATTCCGATGGATGTGCTGAGGAGGCGACCGAAGTACCTAACACAGCGGAAGAAGTGGAATCTGGAATAGAGCAACTACAACTCTCGCCAGCAGCTACACCGCCTATTGTAAATACCGAAGACAATCAAATAGCTGCCTCTGAAAGCAATGCTAGTAATACTACCATCAGTAACATTAACGAACCAAGTGATCAACCATCGGCAATGCAAGAACTCCAACCAGACCAACCTATGGTCCAGCACCGCAAATCCGATCGTCGGCGAGTCGGCCGTgacatattcttcttctttgagGAGCATCCAGCCAATCGCCGAAAGAGTCGCCAAACAAAGCGGAGTCCACAAAAACGTGGTCGACCTCGGGCCGGGAAAACCCAGCCTCCGCCTAAACTACAAATACCACAGCCAACAAAAAGAGAGGCTTTAACCTCACCTGAAgcaacaacaccaacaacaacagatTCTACACCTACAACACCGCGTGTCAATCCAATTTTCCTTTGGGTAAAACAAGATGACACGCGAATCGTCGAAGTTCGCTGTGAGGACTATGATAAACGCAATAGAATAAGACTTACAAAAACGGCCAATGGCTGGCGTGCAATACCCAGAACTGATCCAACCAGCTCCAGAGTGGTCAAGCTTCTCCCAAATCCTATGGTTCATGTGAAACAGGAACCAAAACCGGACCTACTCCAGAGCACCTCTATTGAAAGCGACCCTTCAAAAGCATCTGAAACTGCTTGTTCATCCCAAGAAGACTACGAAGCGATGAAAACAAAGAAgagcaagaaaaagaaaaagaagaagaagaaaaggaaacacGATGAAGACAAAGAAAGAGAGAGCGAAAAACCTGCGacagaagaagagcggaatgaACCATGTACACCAGCTTCTGTCGATCCGCTATCAGATATTCCAAAAATTCTTTCACCCGCTCCTGCCGATATTGTCATTTACGAGAGCACCAATCATGAACGGAACGAATCAGAGCAGGACGAGCAAATGGAAGTGGGTCATTCAGATGTTGCGGATGAAAATTCCGCACTGATAGAACCAAACAACAATGACTCAACTGTTGATTTAACCAAAAACCTAACTCAACTCAGTGATGATATGGAACTGAATATGCCGCAATTTATTATTCGGCCTGGCAATTCTGAACCAGAAATGATCCTATGTCCTGAAACTGGTGAGTTCAGACGCATTGACCAAGTAGGTCAACAACAATCCGCTACTGTTGACCTAACAAATAGCGAGGCAGACCTGAATGAAAGTTTCGATGTAGACACAAAACATTTGAAAGAACTGCTTGATAATGAGGACCTGCTGAGTCATTGTGACAGTGGCATGACTGGAGCGGAACTCATTGACTCTCTTGTGAAAAGAGGTTGTGAAGACAACCACATATCAGAGGAGGACCAACATCAAATCAAAGAAACAATATGTTTGACAGACGATTTCgaaaacgaagaagaagaaatattgaTGCGTCCAGAACCAGTTGAAGACATCATCTCACGGCTGGGAGAATCCCTGACCACATCTCCTAAATGTCTCTCATTCAATGAAGCTGGGGAAATTGAAGGATTACATGGTGAACTCTTTCAGAACTCATCAAACCAAAGCGATCCTTTCAACAGTCGAAACACACTGGAAGAACTGTCAATCACTATCAAAGATCTTGAATCTATCCCAGCTAAAACGACCGTTGAGCAGGCTCCCAATGAAGCTCCCGAAACGACAACCATTGTCTCACCAGATTCCTGCGTTGATGAACTGCCAAAAGATTTAACATGTAAAAAGGTTTCTGAAAATTCAGCTCTTACGAAAAGTAAAGATCATCCTCAGAACAACATTCACCAGCAGCAGATGCCACCGCAACCGCAacgaacgaattctcgaagttcGGATGCAATACAATCGCCACAGCCAAGCGGTCTGCCTGCTGTTCCACCATCACCTGATATAGTGCATTCCAATAAGACAAAGAGCATGTTTTTGGATCAGCTTCTAAACCAAAACTCTACTAGCCCTAAGATATGTTCCTCAGTAACGGTAACGCCTGTAAGTATGATAAATTCTACGACAAAAGTCGCACAACAGAAAGAACCCCTCGACTTGGGTAAACATCGTAAGTCGGCAAGTCCTACTGTATCCTGTTCTGAGGAGGCTAAGCGAACCATGTCAAGCGATGAACCAGTTCACAAGCGAATCAAAACCGAACCAGTGTCAACAAATGATCCTAAGAACGGTACTAACAACTCTGATTTGGCTGACCTACTTCAACCAGCTAAGGATCCTGATCCTCTAACGCAGCTAAGACTTCTTATAAGCAATCCTGAATGGAAAGTACCTGATCCAATTTTGGTGCCAAAGGATCGGTTGAGTGCCGTACTGGCGTCGCCTGCTCGCGAAATACCGCTTTTACTCACCACTAGGCCAGAACTAAGGTTACCCGAGGCATTTGCGTATCCGTCAATTCTAAAAGACCCAGACATATTGGTTATATCAATGGCACAATTGGAAGCAATTCTTCAGAAACAAGTCGAGATAACACGACCTAAGAGTACTCCAGTGCCGCAGGTTACAATAGAGCCTGTCACCCGGCCAAGACAAGACAAACAGGCTCAGCAACATGACGTTGATAACAGAAACAAGAATAACATGTTGAATCCACTGGCCCCACTGATGACACCTGGGTTAGCGAATGATATAGATGCAGCTACGCTGGCTGCATTCAACCAAATGTTCTGGCTCCCATATCTTAGTCAAATGGCTCCTGAACTTTTCAAGGCCATGGCAGGACTGCCGAATAATGCTAACCTTGCTGAGCTTCTGCCATTCTTGgcacagcaacaacaacaacagcagcagcaacagcaaaagcttcagcatcaacaacaacagcaaccgcGCAATCTGTACAACCCCCAATTCAATGCCAACGCCATGGCATTCCAGAATCCCTTAGAGCTTGCCATGTGGCAAGAGGCTTTAGGTCAAGCTCAAATGCAGCAGGCGCTAAAGATGCAGCGCGAAAACCAACAATCAACTCACAAAAAGCCAACAACGCCTACAGACGCCAAACCGAATGTTCGTCAACAACATAATATGACAGCCTCGCTGCTCGCACAAAACAAACAACCACAACAGCAACAAAAGACTCGCACAAACTACGGTATCAATCCATTCAGGACGGAGTTCAATAGAATGCCAAATCGGCAAGGGAACAACACTTCGCGAACAGACAACCAATTCCTGTCACCCAGTAGTAAAGCCACTAAGCAATCCCAGCAAAGTCAGCATCAGGCAACGCAGCAAAATCAAAATTCCAACCCCAGTGGCGAACAAAAGCCTCGTGTCACTCTCAAATCCCTGTCGAATCTCCTCGAACCCGAACGTCTGCTTAGTCAAGGTGATCCAAAAATGTCGGCCAATCTAATGGCAATGCCTGGGTTTGATTTCACTCAAAATCAGCAATCGCTGCAACAGCAACAATATCAATTCGGTCAATTTGGTAGCACTGCAGGCGGTGTTAGCCaaactcaacatcaacaacatccGCAACATcctcagcagcaacaacaacagcaacaaacccAGGCGCAACCACAGCTCCAGGGTAAACTGAAGGTGAAACCTGGCGCCCATCTTTTGGATCCCGCAGCGATGCAGAGGAGATTGTTGAATTATGAcgaaataccggaagttggTAGTACCACAAATGGATTGGATGATATGATGAATGATCCTAATGCACCGCTATGGCATCCATTGTTTGGAAG